A part of Escherichia marmotae genomic DNA contains:
- a CDS encoding ABC transporter permease — translation MFHRLWTLIRKELQSLLREPQTRAILILPVLIQVILFPFAATLEVTNATIAIYDEDNGAHSVELTQRFARASAFTHVLLLKSPQEIRPTIDTQKALLLVRFPPDFSRKLDTFQTAPLQLILDGRNSNSAQIAANYLQQIVKNYQQELLEGKPKPNNSELVVRNWYNPNLDYKWFVVPSLIAMITTIGVMIVTSLSVAREREQGTLDQLLVSPLTTWQIFIGKAVPALIVATFQATIVLAIGIWAYQIPFAGSLALFYFTMVIYGLSLVGFGLLISSLCSTQQQAFIGVFVFMMPAILLSGYVSPVENMPVWLQNLTWINPIRHFTDITKQIYLKDASLDIVWNSLWPLLVITATTGSAAYAMFRRKVM, via the coding sequence ATGTTTCATCGCTTATGGACGTTAATTCGCAAAGAGTTGCAGTCGCTGCTGCGCGAACCGCAGACGCGCGCGATTCTGATTTTACCCGTGCTGATTCAGGTGATCCTGTTCCCGTTCGCCGCCACGCTGGAAGTAACCAACGCCACCATCGCCATTTACGACGAAGATAACGGCGCACATTCGGTAGAACTGACCCAACGTTTTGCCCGCGCCAGCGCCTTTACCCATGTGTTGCTGCTGAAAAGTCCACAGGAGATCCGCCCGACCATCGACACGCAAAAGGCGTTATTGCTGGTGCGCTTCCCGCCTGATTTCTCGCGCAAACTGGATACCTTCCAGACCGCGCCGTTGCAATTAATTCTCGACGGACGTAACTCCAACAGTGCGCAAATCGCCGCTAACTACCTGCAACAAATCGTCAAAAACTATCAGCAGGAGCTGCTGGAAGGAAAGCCGAAGCCAAACAACAGCGAGCTGGTGGTGCGCAACTGGTATAACCCGAACCTCGACTACAAATGGTTCGTGGTGCCATCACTGATCGCCATGATCACCACTATCGGCGTAATGATCGTCACTTCGCTTTCTGTTGCCCGCGAACGTGAACAGGGAACGCTCGATCAGTTGCTGGTTTCACCCCTCACCACCTGGCAGATATTTATTGGTAAAGCCGTCCCTGCGTTAATTGTCGCCACGTTCCAGGCCACCATTGTGCTGGCGATTGGTATCTGGGCGTATCAAATCCCCTTCGCCGGTTCGCTGGCGCTGTTCTACTTTACGATGGTGATTTACGGTTTATCGCTGGTGGGCTTCGGTCTGTTGATTTCATCACTTTGTTCAACGCAACAGCAGGCGTTTATCGGCGTATTTGTCTTTATGATGCCTGCAATCCTGCTTTCCGGTTACGTTTCGCCGGTGGAGAACATGCCAGTATGGCTGCAAAACCTGACGTGGATTAACCCTATCCGCCACTTTACAGACATTACCAAGCAGATCTATTTGAAGGATGCGAGTCTGGATATTGTGTGGAATAGTTTGTGGCCGTTACTGGTGATAACGGCCACAACAGGATCAGCGGCGTACGCGATGTTTAGACGCAAGGTGATGTAA
- a CDS encoding YbhQ family protein translates to MKWQQRVRVATGLSCWQIMLHLLVVALLVMGWMSKTLVHVGVGLCVLYCVTVVMMLVLQRHPEQRWREVADVLEELTTTWYFGAALIVLWLLSRVLENNYLLAIAGLAILAGPAVVSLLAKDKKLHHLASKHRVRR, encoded by the coding sequence ATGAAGTGGCAACAACGCGTTCGTGTCGCAACTGGCCTAAGTTGCTGGCAGATTATGTTGCATTTACTGGTAGTGGCGCTGCTGGTTATGGGCTGGATGAGTAAGACGCTGGTTCATGTCGGCGTAGGGTTATGCGTGCTGTATTGTGTAACAGTAGTGATGATGCTGGTGTTACAGCGTCATCCTGAGCAACGCTGGCGCGAGGTAGCAGATGTGCTGGAAGAGTTGACCACCACCTGGTATTTTGGCGCGGCGCTGATTGTGCTGTGGCTGTTGTCCCGCGTGCTGGAAAATAACTATTTGCTGGCAATTGCAGGGCTGGCGATCCTTGCCGGCCCGGCGGTAGTGTCGCTACTGGCGAAAGATAAAAAGTTACATCACCTTGCGTCTAAACATCGCGTACGCCGCTGA
- a CDS encoding endonuclease/exonuclease/phosphatase family protein translates to MPDQTQHFSFKVLTINIHKGFTAFNRRFILPELRDAVRAVSADIVCLQEVMGAHEVHPLHVKNWPDTSHYEFLADTMWSDFAYGRNAVYPEGHHGNAVLSRYPIEHYENRDVSVDGAEKRGVLYCRIVPPVTGKAIHVMCVHLGLREAHRQAQLAMLAEWVNQLPNGEPVLVAGDFNDWRQKANHPLKVQAGLDEIFTRAHGRPARTFPVQFPVLRLDRIYVKNASASAPTALPLRTWRHLSDHAPLSVEIHL, encoded by the coding sequence ATGCCCGACCAAACACAACATTTTTCGTTCAAGGTGCTCACCATCAATATTCACAAAGGCTTTACAGCATTTAACCGACGCTTCATTTTGCCGGAACTTCGCGACGCGGTGCGTGCCGTCAGCGCCGATATCGTCTGCCTGCAGGAAGTGATGGGGGCGCACGAAGTCCATCCACTGCATGTGAAGAACTGGCCCGATACTTCGCACTACGAGTTTCTTGCCGACACCATGTGGAGTGATTTTGCCTACGGACGTAATGCTGTATACCCGGAAGGGCATCACGGGAACGCGGTGCTGTCACGCTATCCCATTGAACATTATGAGAATCGCGATGTTTCGGTCGATGGCGCGGAAAAGCGCGGCGTGCTTTATTGCCGCATTGTTCCGCCAGTCACGGGGAAAGCGATTCATGTGATGTGCGTGCATCTCGGCTTGCGGGAGGCGCACCGTCAGGCGCAGCTTGCGATGCTTGCTGAATGGGTGAATCAACTACCGAACGGCGAACCAGTATTAGTCGCGGGAGATTTCAACGACTGGCGGCAAAAAGCCAATCATCCCTTAAAAGTACAGGCTGGGCTGGATGAGATATTTACCCGCGCCCACGGACGCCCGGCGCGAACATTTCCGGTGCAATTTCCCGTTCTTCGTCTGGACAGGATTTACGTCAAAAACGCCAGTGCCAGTGCGCCCACAGCGCTGCCGCTGCGGACCTGGCGACATCTTTCTGACCATGCCCCTTTGAGTGTGGAGATCCATCTATGA